In Streptosporangiales bacterium, the genomic stretch CCACCTGAGCGCCCGCTCGCGTTATACCCGCCCCTGCCCGGCGGCGTCGGTGCATCCCCCCGCACCGGCGCCGCCGCCATGTCGTGGGTGCATCGCGGGGGCGGGCGGAACCCGTGAGGGTGCCCCTCACCGCACCCTGACACGGTGAGGGTGCCCTTCACGGGTGCGCTGACGCGGTGAGGGTGCCCTTCACGGTGGGCTGACGCGGTGAGGGTGCCCCTCACGGTGGGCTGACGCGGTGAGGGTGCCCCTCACGGTGGGCTGACGCGGTGAGGGTGCCCCTCACGGGTGGGAGGACACGGTGAGGGTGCCCCTCACGGGTGGGAGGACACGGGTGCGACGTCTCCGGCAGCCGGGCCGCACCAGGTGTCGAGTGCCGAACGGAGGGCCGTCGGATCCGCGTCGTCGCTCGCCCAGGCGTAGTAACCGTCGGGACGGACGAGCGCGTGGCGCGCGGGCGCGGCGGTCGACGTGACGACCCGCACCCGGTCGTGGTGTCCGGCCAGCACGGCGTCGGACCGCTCGTCGCCACCGGAGCCGACGAGGACGAACCGGCCACCGCGCAGCGTCTCGTACAGCCGCCCGCCGCCCGCCACCGGAAGGTCGGGCGCACGCCGGCCCACGAGCTCGTGGGCGCCGGGCGGACGCGGGTAGGTGATGCCGATGCCGGAGAGGCTCAGCACGGCCGCCTCGGGTGCGCGCATGACGCGACCCACCACCTGCCCGAGCAGGAACGAGGCGGCGCGGGTCCGCCGGTTCCGGCCGAGGACCATCCGCAGCAGGGCGCCGCTGCCGCGCAGCACCTCCCTGCCGACCGGGTGGCGTTCCCGTTCGTAGCCGTCGAGCAGGGCGGCCCGGCCGCGGACGGCGGACACGAGCCGCCAGCCCAGGTCGGCGGCGTCCTGCAGCCCGGCGTTCATGCCCAGCCCGCCCGCGGGGGAGTGGACGTGCGCGGCATCGCCGGCGAGGAACACCCGGCCGACCCGGTAGTGCGGGGCCTGTCGCTCGTCGCTGTGGAACCGGGAGAGCCAGCGCGCCTCGGTGATGCCGAACGACGTGCCGTGCACGCGTGCGGTGACGTCGCGGACCTCGTCGAGTGTCACCGGGGCGTCGTCGGGCAGCTGCCGGTGCCGGTCCCAGGCGATGACGCGGTACCAGCCGTCGCCGAACGGCACGATGAACGCGAACCCGTCGCGGCCGTTGGCGAGCGTGAGCACCTCCGAAGGCGGCTCGGACATGCGGACGTCCGCGATCATCACCGACTGCACGGCGGTGTGACCGGGGAACGGCAGGTCGAGCGCCCTCCGCACCGCGCTGCCCACGCCGTCAGTGCCGACGGCGTACGACGCGCGCACCGTCGACGTCGCGCCGGCCC encodes the following:
- a CDS encoding FAD-dependent oxidoreductase yields the protein MSTLVGQQVLTSPRPASHARIAERMSTGGTPMTTTTDVLVVGAGPTGLLLAGDLAEQGISCTLVERREDESNLTRAFAVHARTLELLDMRGVADDLVSTGVRRATIRPIGQLVIDLGRLPSRFAYLLITPQYETERVLEERAAKVGVELRRGTELVGLRQDGDGVVADLRRAGATSTVRASYAVGTDGVGSAVRRALDLPFPGHTAVQSVMIADVRMSEPPSEVLTLANGRDGFAFIVPFGDGWYRVIAWDRHRQLPDDAPVTLDEVRDVTARVHGTSFGITEARWLSRFHSDERQAPHYRVGRVFLAGDAAHVHSPAGGLGMNAGLQDAADLGWRLVSAVRGRAALLDGYERERHPVGREVLRGSGALLRMVLGRNRRTRAASFLLGQVVGRVMRAPEAAVLSLSGIGITYPRPPGAHELVGRRAPDLPVAGGGRLYETLRGGRFVLVGSGGDERSDAVLAGHHDRVRVVTSTAAPARHALVRPDGYYAWASDDADPTALRSALDTWCGPAAGDVAPVSSHP